A region from the Rufibacter sp. DG15C genome encodes:
- a CDS encoding 2,3,4,5-tetrahydropyridine-2,6-dicarboxylate N-succinyltransferase — translation MNDLREIIESTWENRELLKQSNSQEAIRAVIELLDKGQIRVAEPITDGWQVNEWVKKAVLMYFPIQTMETIEAGPFEFHDKIPLKRNFAEQGVRVVPHALARYGSYLAKGVILMPSYTNIGAYVDEGTMVDTWATVGSCAQVGKHVHLSGGVGLGGVLEPVQAAPVIIEDGAFIGSRSILVEGCRIGKEAVIGANVCITGSTKIIDVTGSEPKEYKGYVPPRSVVIPGSYTKQFAAGSYQVPCALIIGQRKESTDLKTSLNDALRENEVAV, via the coding sequence ATGAACGATTTAAGAGAAATAATTGAGTCTACCTGGGAGAACCGGGAGCTCTTGAAGCAGTCTAATTCACAAGAGGCCATTAGAGCCGTGATTGAGCTGTTAGATAAAGGCCAGATAAGAGTAGCCGAGCCCATCACTGACGGCTGGCAGGTAAACGAATGGGTGAAGAAGGCCGTCTTGATGTACTTCCCAATCCAGACCATGGAAACCATTGAGGCCGGTCCGTTTGAGTTCCATGACAAGATTCCATTAAAGCGCAACTTTGCCGAGCAGGGCGTACGCGTAGTGCCTCATGCCTTGGCCCGTTACGGTTCTTATTTAGCTAAAGGCGTGATCTTGATGCCGTCTTATACCAACATTGGTGCCTACGTAGACGAAGGAACCATGGTGGATACCTGGGCGACGGTTGGATCTTGCGCACAAGTGGGCAAGCACGTGCACTTGAGCGGCGGCGTTGGTTTGGGCGGTGTATTAGAGCCTGTTCAAGCCGCTCCGGTTATTATTGAGGACGGCGCCTTCATAGGCAGCCGCAGCATCTTGGTAGAAGGTTGCCGGATTGGCAAAGAGGCCGTGATTGGCGCCAACGTGTGCATTACCGGCAGCACCAAAATCATTGACGTGACCGGTTCTGAGCCGAAGGAATACAAAGGTTACGTGCCACCGCGTTCCGTGGTGATTCCAGGATCTTATACTAAACAGTTCGCGGCGGGTTCTTACCAGGTTCCTTGCGCCCTGATCATTGGCCAGCGTAAAGAAAGCACCGATTTGAAGACTTCTTTGAACGATGCGCTCCGTGAAAACGAAGTAGCCGTTTAA
- a CDS encoding 3-hydroxyacyl-CoA dehydrogenase family protein codes for MNIAVIGSGTMGNGIAHVFAQNSFQVSLIDISQDSLSRALATIGKNLDRMVTKGTLTEDQKAETLSRITTFTDMKAGVQNVDLVVEAATENVDLKLEIFRNLDAFTKPECILASNTSSISITKIASVTQRPDKVIGMHFMNPVPVMKLVEVIRGYSTSDAVTSQILDLSKQLGKIPAEANDYPGFVANRILMPMINEAIYSLFEGVAGVEEIDTIMKLGMAHPMGPLQLADFIGLDVCLSILRVLHDGFGNPKYAPCPLLVNMVQAGHKGVKSGQGFYSYTHGTKDLIVADGFKK; via the coding sequence ATGAACATAGCCGTTATTGGTTCTGGCACTATGGGCAATGGCATTGCCCACGTATTTGCGCAGAACTCCTTCCAAGTTTCCCTCATTGATATTTCTCAAGATTCTTTATCCCGCGCCTTGGCTACCATTGGTAAAAACCTGGACCGCATGGTGACCAAAGGCACCCTAACCGAGGACCAGAAAGCCGAAACCCTTTCCCGCATCACTACTTTCACTGACATGAAAGCCGGCGTGCAGAACGTAGATTTAGTGGTAGAAGCCGCCACGGAGAATGTAGACCTGAAACTAGAGATTTTCCGCAACCTAGATGCCTTCACCAAACCAGAGTGCATTCTGGCCAGCAACACCTCTTCTATCTCCATCACCAAGATTGCGTCCGTGACCCAGCGTCCAGACAAGGTGATTGGCATGCACTTTATGAACCCCGTGCCGGTGATGAAATTGGTGGAGGTAATTAGAGGTTATTCTACCAGTGATGCTGTGACCTCTCAGATTTTGGACCTGTCCAAGCAATTGGGTAAGATTCCGGCAGAGGCCAATGACTACCCAGGCTTTGTGGCCAACCGCATTCTCATGCCGATGATCAATGAGGCCATCTATTCTTTGTTTGAAGGCGTGGCGGGCGTAGAGGAAATTGACACCATCATGAAACTGGGCATGGCCCACCCTATGGGACCGTTGCAACTAGCCGACTTCATTGGTCTGGACGTGTGCCTTTCCATCCTGCGCGTGCTGCATGACGGTTTTGGGAACCCTAAATACGCGCCATGCCCGCTGTTGGTGAACATGGTACAAGCCGGACACAAGGGCGTGAAAAGCGGCCAAGGATTCTATAGCTACACCCACGGCACCAAAGACCTTATTGTGGCAGACGGCTTTAAGAAATAG
- a CDS encoding lmo0937 family membrane protein, whose product MGNLLYIIAVVLVIIWLIGFLGFGDQVGGIIHILLVIAVIAVVLRLIRRA is encoded by the coding sequence ATGGGAAATCTATTGTATATCATCGCGGTAGTGCTAGTAATCATCTGGCTAATCGGATTCTTAGGATTCGGAGATCAAGTGGGTGGCATCATTCACATTTTGTTAGTAATTGCTGTGATCGCAGTGGTTCTTCGTTTGATACGCCGAGCCTAA
- a CDS encoding lmo0937 family membrane protein, whose protein sequence is MGNLLYIIAVVLVILWLIGFLGFGDSVGGIIHVLLVIAIVLVLLRLIRG, encoded by the coding sequence ATGGGAAATTTGCTGTATATCATTGCTGTGGTTTTGGTGATCCTTTGGCTGATTGGCTTTTTAGGATTCGGTGACTCAGTGGGCGGAATCATCCACGTGCTGTTAGTTATTGCCATTGTGCTGGTATTGCTTCGCCTGATAAGGGGATAG
- a CDS encoding ABC-F family ATP-binding cassette domain-containing protein produces MISTSNVSLRYGKRTLFEDVTIKFTPGNCYGLIGANGAGKSTFLKILSGEIDPNTGTVDIPSKMRLAVLKQNHYEYDDFPVLQTVIMGHKRLYEIMNEKDAIYAKEDFTEEDGIRASELEADFADMEGWNAEYEAGELLSGLGIQPDMHYTLMKDLGGNEKIRVLLAQALFGNPDILLLDEPTNHLDAESIMWLENFLDNFQNTVIVVSHDRHFLDAVCTHVADIDYGKIKLYAGNYSFWYESSQLASKQRTDANRKTEDKRKELQAFIARFSANASKSKQATSRAKLLEKLTLEDIQPSSRKYPYIQFKQEREAGNQLLQVDNMSVSNEDGVLFKNVSFMVDKNDKIAVISRNDLAATTFFRIIMGEATPDKGEFKWGTTISTAYFPKDNNEFFQTDLNLVDWLRQFSVEKDESFIRGFLGRMLFSGEESLKKASVLSGGEKVRCMLSRMMLQSGNMLVLDEPTNHLDLESITALNNGLKEFQGSLLFSSHDLQFVDTIANRIIELTPSGIIDKRMSYDEYLTNDDIKTVRAQMYKEKSIA; encoded by the coding sequence ATGATTAGTACCTCAAACGTTAGTCTTAGATACGGCAAGCGCACTCTTTTTGAAGACGTTACCATTAAGTTCACCCCTGGCAACTGCTACGGCCTTATTGGCGCGAACGGAGCCGGAAAATCTACGTTTCTTAAAATCCTTTCTGGCGAGATAGATCCCAACACAGGAACCGTAGACATTCCATCTAAAATGCGTTTGGCGGTTCTAAAGCAGAACCACTATGAGTATGATGATTTCCCGGTATTGCAGACCGTGATCATGGGCCACAAGCGCCTGTATGAGATCATGAACGAAAAGGACGCCATCTACGCCAAAGAAGACTTCACTGAGGAAGACGGCATCAGGGCCTCTGAATTGGAAGCTGACTTTGCCGACATGGAAGGCTGGAACGCAGAATATGAAGCCGGCGAGTTGCTGAGCGGTCTGGGCATTCAGCCAGACATGCATTACACCTTGATGAAGGATTTGGGCGGTAATGAGAAGATCCGCGTGCTCTTGGCGCAGGCCTTGTTTGGCAACCCAGACATTCTGTTGCTGGATGAGCCTACCAACCACTTGGACGCAGAGTCTATCATGTGGCTGGAAAACTTCTTGGACAATTTCCAAAACACCGTGATTGTAGTAAGTCACGACCGTCACTTCTTGGATGCCGTGTGTACGCATGTGGCCGACATTGATTACGGTAAAATCAAATTATACGCTGGTAACTACTCGTTCTGGTATGAGTCCAGCCAATTGGCCTCTAAGCAACGCACAGACGCCAACCGCAAGACTGAGGACAAGCGCAAAGAACTGCAGGCTTTCATTGCACGTTTCAGCGCGAACGCTTCTAAGTCAAAGCAAGCCACTTCACGTGCTAAACTATTGGAGAAACTGACGTTGGAAGACATTCAGCCTTCTAGCCGTAAGTACCCATACATCCAGTTCAAGCAGGAGCGCGAAGCCGGTAACCAGTTGCTGCAGGTAGACAATATGTCTGTGAGCAATGAAGACGGCGTCTTGTTCAAAAACGTCTCCTTTATGGTGGACAAAAACGACAAGATTGCCGTGATTAGCCGCAATGACCTGGCCGCCACCACCTTCTTCCGGATTATCATGGGTGAGGCCACGCCAGACAAAGGTGAGTTCAAATGGGGCACTACTATCAGTACGGCGTATTTCCCTAAAGACAACAACGAGTTCTTCCAGACAGACTTGAACCTGGTGGACTGGTTGCGTCAGTTCTCAGTAGAGAAAGACGAGAGCTTCATTAGAGGTTTCTTGGGACGCATGTTGTTCTCAGGCGAGGAGTCTCTCAAGAAAGCCAGTGTGTTGTCTGGAGGGGAGAAAGTGCGCTGTATGCTGTCCCGCATGATGTTGCAAAGCGGCAACATGCTGGTGTTGGATGAGCCTACCAACCACTTGGACCTAGAGTCCATCACGGCCTTGAACAACGGCCTGAAAGAATTCCAAGGATCATTGCTGTTCAGCTCTCATGACTTGCAGTTTGTGGACACCATTGCCAACCGAATCATTGAGTTGACGCCAAGCGGTATCATTGACAAGCGCATGAGCTATGATGAGTACCTGACCAATGATGACATCAAGACGGTAAGAGCCCAGATGTACAAAGAGAAATCCATCGCGTAA
- a CDS encoding DUF4199 domain-containing protein, whose product MEQRRTTVQRTGTYYGFLTGIAAIIYIVLVKLLGLIENVGLHFLIGLILVVGVVMAIKHHKSVKHGHINYLEGIGVGFVVGLVASIIYIIFHVVSNYVFDNAFSYPYMADNTYGVQQGIWIVAFIWLLMGVVIGTFVGYIAMQFFKRPDHKLSDS is encoded by the coding sequence ATGGAACAACGTCGTACAACGGTGCAAAGAACCGGAACATATTATGGCTTCCTGACAGGTATTGCCGCTATCATCTACATAGTATTGGTGAAGCTACTTGGCTTAATTGAAAATGTTGGCCTGCATTTCTTGATAGGTCTAATCTTAGTGGTTGGCGTGGTCATGGCCATCAAGCATCATAAGTCTGTCAAACACGGGCACATTAATTATTTAGAAGGCATTGGAGTTGGCTTTGTGGTGGGCCTGGTGGCTTCTATCATTTACATCATCTTCCATGTAGTCTCTAATTATGTATTTGACAACGCCTTCTCTTACCCATACATGGCAGACAACACGTACGGGGTTCAGCAAGGCATCTGGATTGTGGCATTTATCTGGTTATTGATGGGCGTAGTGATTGGCACCTTTGTAGGCTACATTGCAATGCAATTCTTCAAAAGGCCAGATCATAAGCTATCTGACTCCTAG